TGGTCGCCGCCACCGGCGGCTGGGCGGTCGGCACCGCGCAGAGTGCCGTCACGGGCCCGGCGCCCGGTGCCGCCGCCTGGCGCGCCGACCGTTCCCTCGGCGTCCGGCTGCCGGACCCGGCGAGCGCCCGGCCCGCCGATGTCGCCCGCTTCTTCGCCGCGCTGACGGACGGGCAGCGCCAGGCGCTGGTGGCCCGGCACCCGCTCACCGTCGGCAATCTCGACGGTGCGCCCCCCGCTCTGCGGTACGCGGCAAACTCCCGTGCGCTGAAGGCGGAACGGGACCGCCGGCTCGCCCGCGCCACCGATCCGGCCGGCACTCTCCAGGACCACCGGCGGGCCAGGGAGGCGGCCGCCCGCTGCGCCTCCCTGCTCTCACCCGGCCGCCGGATCCTCGCCTTCGACCCCCGCGGCCGCGGCCAAGTGGCCGAGGTGTACGGCGACTTGGCCGCCGCCGAACGCACCGCCGTGATCGTGCCGGGCTCGGACATCGACCTCTCCTCCTTCGACCGTGCCAGGGACCCCTACGGCACTCCGGCCGGCATGGCCAGGTCGCTGCGGACCCGGCTGGGCACCGACGCGCCCCGGGCCCGTACCGCGGTCATCGCCTGGGCGGGATACACCACGCCGGTCGGCCTCGGTCCGGACGCCACCACCGGCCGGCTCGCCGACGCCGGAGCGCCGCGGCTGGCCCGCTTCCTGTCCGGCCTGGCCGCCGTCGGCGCGCCCGCACCGGCCGTGCTGTGCCACAGCTACGGCTCGGTGGTCTGCGGGCTGGCCGTACCGCAGCTGGACGACGGCGCCCTCGCCGACCTGGTCGTCTTCGGCTCCCCCGGTATCCGCCGGGACAACGTGGCGGAGCTGCACACGTCGGCCCGGGTCTGGGCGGCACGGGACGCCTCCGACTGGATCGGCGACATCCCGAACGTCGAACTGCTGGGCCTGGGCCACGGCGCGGATCCCACCGACCCCGCCTTCGGCGCCAGCCGGGTCCCCGCCGAGCAGGCCGTGGGCCACACCGGCTATCTCGCCCCCGGTACGGACTCCCTCCGCAACTTCAGCGCCATCGTGCTGGGCCGTTACGGCGCCGTGCACTGACACCGACGCGCCCCTGCGCCGGCCGCCGACGCACCCCGGCCGCCCCGGGAGACCGCTCCTTTTCCGGCCCCTGCACCGCACCTCACCCCACCGGTCCAAGGACTCAAGGACGCCTCATGGACACCGCTTTCCTCGCGCGCCTCAGAGGCGCCGTCCACACGACGGTCCGCACGATCGAGGACCGCACGCCCGCGGACCGCGACCGCGCCCTCGACGGCCTGCGCGCGCTGGCGCTGCTCGCCGTGCCCGTCGGCCACTGGCTGATCGAGGGCTTCACCCGCCACGCCGACGGCGGGCTGCACAACACCAGCCTGCTGACGGCCTTCGGCGCTCTCTCGCCCGCCAGTTGGGTGTTGCAGATGCTGGGCATCTTCTTCCTGGTCGGCGGCCATGCGTCGGTGCTGTCCCTGCGGCGCGCCACCGAGCGGGGTGAGCCCACCGGGACCTGGCTGCGCGGCCGGATCGTCCGGCTGGGCCGCCCGGTGCTCGGGGTGACGGCCGTCTGGGCGGTGCTGCTCCCGGTCCTGTACGGCCTGGGGGTGCCGGAGGCGACGCTGCGGACCGGGGCGACGCTGGTGATCCAGCCGCTGTGGTTCGTCGGTGTGTACGCGGCGGTCACCGCGCTGACGCCGTACTGCGTGCGTGCCGCCCGGCGGACGGGCGCCTGGGCCGCGGCACCGCTGGCGGCAGCCGTGGCCGTCGTGGACTTCCTGCGCTACGGGCCGTTCGCCGACGCCGTGCCGTCCTGGCTGAGTCTGCTCAACCTCCTGCCCGGCTGGCTGTTCGCGTATCAGCTCGGGGCCTCCTGGGGCGAGCGGCGGCTCGGCAGGCGCGCGGCCTGGTCACTGCTGCTCGGCGGTGCCGCGCTGTTCGCCGCGCTGCTGCTGTTCTTCCACTACCCGGCGAGCATGGTCGGTGTCCCCGGACAGGACCGGACGAACTCCCACCCACCGTCGCTGCTGGTCCTGGCGCTGGCCGCCGCCCAGTCCGGCGCCGCCGTCCTGCTCCGTGACCGCCTCGGCCGACTGCTGCGGCGGCCCGCCCTGTGGGCACCGGTCACGGTCGTCAACCTCTCCGCGATGACGGTCCTGTGCTGGCACCAGACGGCGATGCTCTCGGCGGCCGTGCCCGCGTCCTTCCTGGGCGAGGTCCCCGGACTGACCGCGCCGCCCGCCGGCCTCGGCTGGCTCCTCGCCCGGCTCGCCTGGCTGCCGGTCTTCGCCGCGGCACTGCTCCTCATCGGCCGCACCACCCGCCGCTTCGAGACCCCCTGGACCGGTGTCACCGGGGCCCGCCGGGCTGCCGCGGCGCTCCTGGCCGCCGGGTTCGCGGTCTTCGCGCTGAGGCTGGCGTGAGTACCCGACGGGACCGCGGTGGGCGGCCGTGCGGCACGGCCGCCCACCGCGGAATCCCCCGAGGCGGCCGGGCGGGCCACGGAGAAGCGGGGCGGGGCGGGGCGGAAACCCTGCCCCGCCCCGTACGCGAGGTGTTACTCCCGTCCCGCCGAGGTGAGCGTCATGTCCGCGTACCGCGCCCCCGCGACCTGGCCGGCGATCGGCTCCAGCAGCGCCAGGTCCTGCTCGGTCAGCGCGATCCGGCCCGCCCCGGTGTTCTCCTCGACGCGGCTGCGCTTACGGGTGCCGGGGATCGGTACGACGGCCAGGCCGCGGGCCCCGGCCTGGTGCTGCAACCAGGCCAGCGCGATCTGGCCGAGGGTCGCGCCATGGGCGTCGGCGACCGTGCGGACGGGCTCCAGCAGCGCGGCGTTGGCGGTCGCGTTGTCGCCGGTGAAGCGGGGCTGGGTCCGCCGGAAGTCATCCTTCGTCAGCTCCTTGTCGGCGCTCACGAACGCACCGGTCAAAAAGCCCCGGCCGAGCGGCGAATACGGGACGAGGCCGACGCCGAGCTCGGCCGCGGTCTGCACCACGCCGTCCTCGATGTCCCGGCTGAACAGCGACCACTCGGACTGGAGCGCCGCGATCGGGTGCACGGCCTGCGCCGCGCGCAGCTCGGAGCCGGTCACCTCGCTCAGCCCCAGGTGCTTGACCTTGCCCTCGGCCACCAGCTCGGCCATGGCGCCGACCGATTCCTCCAGGGGGACATTCACCTCACGCCGGTGCATGTAGTACAGGTCGATCTCGTCGACGCCCAGGCGCTTCAGGCTGCCCTCGACGGCCTGGCGGATGTACGGCCGGTCATTGCGGATGACGCGCTTGTACGGGTCGTCCGGGTGGTCCGGGTCGGGGGATATCGCGAACTTGGTGGCCACCACGACCTCGTCGCGGTGCGCCTGGATGAACGGGGCGATGAACTTCTCGTTCTCCCCCCTTCCGTACATGTCGGCGGTGTCGAAGAGCGTCACGCCCAGCTCCAGGGCCCGCTCCAGCGTGGCCCGCGCCTCGTCGGCGTCCGTCGGGCCGTAGGCGAAGCTCATGCCCATGCAGCCGAGGCCCTGCACCCCGACCCGCGGTCCGCCGGTGCCCAGCTCGACCGTCTCGATCTTGTTGCTACCCATGGAGATCTCAGAACCTCTCGGACGCCCTACGGGCGTCGGCATAGATGTCGATCTTGTAGTCGAGTACGTCCAGCGTGCTCCGGAGCTCGGCTATCCGCTGCCGTACGTCCTCGCGATGCGCGGTCAGCAGCTGCTCCCGCTCGGCGAAGGTGCACTCCCCGGCCCGCACCAGCTCGGCGTAGCGGACCATGTCCGCGACCGGCATGCCGGTCAGCCGCAGCTTGGTCACCAGGCCCAGCCAGTCCAGATCGCGGTTGGTGAAGCGCCGCTGGCCGGTGTGGGTGCGGTCCACGTGCGGCATCAGGCCGATGCGCTCGTACCAGCGCAGGGTGTGTGCGCTGAGCCCGGTGTGGTCCGCCACCTCGCTGATCGTGTACTGGTCCCGGCCGGCGGGCCGCGGGTGCCCGAGCGTGGGGCCGCAGTCGCGCGGCCTCGCCGGCAGCCTCCCGGCCGCGGCCCCGCTCGTGACCCGTTCGCTCTGCGTTACCGTCATGCCCCGTCTCCCCTGTATCGCCGGATGTCTCCCGGCTTTCGCCGGATGCCTCTCGACGTCCTCAACGCTAGAGACTTCGAGTGCACTCCAGGCAAGTGCGGATCACGGGCAGACTTGACCGGAAATTGGGGAGCGCGGGCCTGTCCGTGGGCCGGGGCCGGACAGCCTTTAGGCTCGTGGGCATGCAGAGCCTGCGGATGATCGAGAACTGGCCGGTGCCCACCGCTGCGGCCGCCGTCGTACGAGCCGATGGGTCGGTGGCCGGATTCTACGGCCCCCTGGAGCACCGTTTCCCGCTGGCGTCCGTGACCAAGCCGCTGGCCGCGTACGCCGCCCTGCTGGCCGTCGAGGAGGGCGCCATCGAGCTGGACGAGCCGGCCGGACCCGAGGGGTCCACGGTCCGTCATCTCCTCGCCCACACCTCGGGGCTGGCCTTCGACGAGCAGCGCACGATGGCCGAGCCGGGCACCCGCAGGCTCTACTCCAACACCGGTTTCGAGGCGCTGGGCGATCACATAGCCAAGGCCACCGACATCCCCTTCCCGCAGTATCTGCACGAGGCGGTGCTCGCACCGCTCGGGATGACCGCGACGGAACTTCCCGGCTCCCCCGCCAAGGACGGCATCTCCACCGTCGCCGACCTGGCCCGTTTCGCCGCGGAGCTCCAGGCGCCGCGGCTGCTCGCGCCGCAGACGCTCGCGGCGGCGACCGAGGTGGCCTTCCCCGGCCTGACGGGTGTGCTGCCCGGCTACGGCCACCAGAAGCCCAACGACTGGGGGCTGGGCTTCGAGATCCGCGACGGCAAGTCTCCACACTGGACGGGCAGCGCGTCCTCGCCCCGTACGTTCGGGCATTTCGGCCAGTCCGGAACGTTCCTGTGGGTGGACCCGGACGCGCGCGCGGCGTGTGTGGCGCTGGCCGACCGGGCCTTCGGGCCGTGGGCCGTCGAGGCCTGGCCGCAGCTGACCGACGCGGTGCTGGCCGAGCTGGCACAGCGCGCCTGACGACGCCGTACGGCCCGGAACGGTACCGGCGGCTCCGGGCCCGCGGCCCTTCTCACCCGTCCCTCGGCCCTGCTCTCACACGTACGCCGACTCCGCCCCCATCTCCCACACCAGGCACTCCGCCGCCGTCAGCCCCTTCAGCTCCAGCCCCACCCCGTCGGTGATCCGCGCCGCGTCACCGGCCTCCAGGCGCTCCGCACCGATCCGTACGGCGCCGCGCACCACGTGCACATATGCCCGTGCGGCATCCGGGACCGCGGTGCGCTCGTCCTCGGCGAGGCGGCGCAGATGCAGCAGGGCGCCGGCCCGTGCGACCGCATACGGGGTGCCGTCGGCGATACCGCGCACCACCTCGTACGACGGCTCCCCGCCGTATTCGAGCGGCGCCAGCCACATCTGGACGAAGCGCAGCGGCTGCGCCCCGTCGTTGCGCTCCACGTGCCGTACGCCACCGGCCGAGCTGAGCCGCTGGAGATCACCGGGGCGTACGGTGGTCTCGTGGCCGGCCGAGTCGCGGTGGGTCAGCTCACCCTCGACCACCCAGGTCACGATCTCCGTGTCGCGGTGCGGATGCTCGTCGAAGCCGGCGCCGGCCGTCAGCCGCTCCTCGTTGCAGGCGATCAGCGCGCCGAAGCGCAGATTTTCCGGCTCGAAATGAGGCCCGAAGGAAAACGCGTGCAGCGACTCGATCCCGGCCTCCGCGTCCCCGCCCGGATACCGTTCATGGCCCCTACGCACCTGAATCATGGGGCCACCGTAGCCCCGCCCCCTCACCTCCCCGCCCCGATAGTGCAGGCTTGTCCCGTGTCTGAACCCGCATCGCGCGACGCGCACCCGCACTCCGCCACCCTCCGGCGCCTGGAGAATTCCTCCGGCAAACTGGCGGCCGCGGCCATCGCCCGCATGGACGCCACGCTGCCGTGGTACCGCGCGATGCCCCCGGAGAACCGCTCCTGGATCGGCCTGGTGGCCCAGGCCGGTATCGCCGCCTTCACCGAATGGTTCCGGCACCCGGAGACCCCGCAGGCGATCAGTACCGATGTCTTCGGCACGGCGCCGCGCGAGCTGACCCGGGCGATCACGCTGCGGCAGACCGTGGAGATGGTCCGCACGACCATCGAGGTCATGGAGTCCGCGATCGACGAGGTCGCGGCCCCGGGCGACGAGTCCGTGCTGCGCGAGGCGCTGCTGGTCTACGCCCGGGAGATCGCCTTCGCCACCGCCCAGGTCTACGCCCAGGCCGCCGAGGCCCGCGGCGCGTGGGACGCCCGGCTGGAGTCGCTGGTGGTCAACGCGGTGCTGTCGGGCGAGGCCGACGAGGGCGCGGTCTCCCGTGCGGCGGCGCTGGGATGGAACTCCCCCGAGCATGTGTGTGTGGTGCTGGGCACCGCCCCGGACGGGGACAGCGAACTGACCGTGGAGGCGATCCGGCGGGCCGCCCGGCACGCCAAGCTCCAGGTGCTGACCGGTGTGCTGGGATCCCGCCTGGTGGTGATCGCGGGCGGCTCGGACAATCCGCTGAAGGCCGCCAAGGCGCTGATCGGCCCGTATGCCGCCGGTGCCGTGGTGGCCGGCCCGGTGGTCTCCGATCTGCTGGCCGCGACCCGCTCGGCCCAGGCCGCGGCCGCCGGGCTGCGGGCGTGTGCCGCCTGGCCGGACGCCCCGCGGCCGGTGCTCGCGGACGACCTGCTTCCGGAGCGCGCGATGGCCTCTGACCCGGTCGCCCGCGAGCAGCTGGTGGAGGAGATCTACAGACCGCTGGAGGAAGCCGGGTCGGCACTTCTGGAGACGCTGAGCGTTTACCTGGAACAGGCGAGCAGTCTGGAGGGCGCCGCCCGGATGCTGTTCGTGCACCCCAACACCGTGCGCTATCGGCTGCGACGTGTGACGGACGTCACCGGCTGGTCACCCTCCGATGTGCGCTCGGCGTTCACCCTCCGTATCGCTTTGATTCTGGGGCGTCTGGCTGACGGTGAGGCGCAACCCTAGACTTTTGTCGGACACCAACAATTCCCCCGATGGTTCTTCGTCCCTGTCCCCACGGGCGGGCGGAACCACCCACAAGAGAGAGTGTGAGGGTGCTCGTACTCGTCGCTCCCGGCCAAGGCGCTCAGACGCCCGGCTTCCTGACTCCCTGGCTCGACCTCCCCGGTGTCGAGGACCAGCTCCGTGCCTGGTCGGACGCCATCGACCTGGACCTGGTCCACTACGGCACCAAGGCGAACGAGGAGGAGATCCGCGACACCGCGGTGGCGCAGCCGCTGCTGGTGGCCTCCGCCCTGATCTCCGCCCGGCAGCTGTTCGCGACGGCCGACGACGTTGCCGCGCAGGTCGGCGCGGCCGCCGGCCACAGCGTCGGTGAGCTGGCCGCCGCCGCGCTGACCGGCACGGTCTCCGACGAAGCCGCGATGCGGCTGGTGCGCCGGCGCGGCCAGGCGATGGCCGAGGCGGCCGCCGTCACCGAGACCGGTATGGCCGCGCTGCTGGGCGGCGACGAGGCCGTCGTCATCCCGCATCTGGAGCAGCTGGGCCTGACCCCGGCGAATGTGAACGGCGCCGGCCAGATCGTCGCCGCGGGCACCGCCGGGCAGATCGCCGCGCTGGTCGAGAACAAGCCGGAGGGCACTCGCCGGGTCGTACCGCTGAAGGTGGCCGGCGCGTTCCATACTCACCACATGGCCCCCGCCGTCTCCGCCCTGGAATCCGCGACCACCGAGCTGTCGGTCGCCGATCCGCACACCCGCTACGTCTCCAACAAGGACGGGCAGCTGGTCTCCGACGGCCGGGAACTGGTGCAGCGGCTGGTGGGCCAAGTGGCCAACCCCGTGCGCTGGGACCTGTGCATGGAGACCTTCAAGGAGCTCGGGGTCACCGCGCTCATCGAGGCGGCTCCCGGTGGCACGCTCACCGGCCTGGCCAAGCGCGCGCTGCCCGGCGTGCGGACCCTCGCCCTCAAGACGCCCGACGACCTCGACGCGGCCCGCACGCTGATCGCCGAGCAATCTGCACCGGCCGAATAGGAGTCCGAAGCGCATGACCTCGAAGATCAAGCCCTCGAAGGGCGCCCCGTACGCGCGGATCATGGGCGTCGGCGGCTACCGCCCGACCCGGGTCGTGCCCAACGAGGAGATCCTCAAGCACATCGACTCGTCCGACGAGTGGATCCGCTCGCGGTCCGGTATCGCGACCCGCCACTGGGCGGGCCCCGAGGAGACCGTCGCGACCATGTCGGTCGAGGCGTCCGGCAAGGCCATCGCCGACGCCGGGATCACGCCCGAGCAGATCGGCGCCGTGATCGTCTCCACCGTTTCGCACTTCAAGCAGACCCCGGCGATCGCGACCGAGATCGCGCACCGCATCGGTGCCGGCAAGCCGGCCGCGTTCGACATCTCGGCGGGCTGCGCGGGCTTCGGCTACGGCCTGACCCTGGCCAAGGGCCTGGTGACCGAGGGCTCGGCGGAGTATGTGCTGGTCCTGGGCGTCGAGCGACTCTCGGACCTGACCGACCTGGAGGACCGCGCGACGGCCTTCCTCTTCGGTGACGGTGCCGGCGCGGTCATCGTCGGACCCGCCACGGAGCCCGAGATCGGCCCGACCGTCTGGGGCTCGGAGGGCGACAAGTCCGAGACGATCAAACAGACCCTCGGCTGGGACGTCTACCGCTCCCACCCGCTCCCCGGAGGGGATGCCCCTGAGGGCCGCCCCGCTCCGGAGGAGATCCGTTACCCCGCCATCACGCAGGAGGGCCAGGCGGTCTTCCGGTGGGCGGTGTTCGAGATGGCGAAGGTCGCCCAGCAGGCGCTGGACGCGGCCGGAGTCAGCCCGGACGACCTGGACGTCTTCATCCCGCACCAGGCCAACATGCGGATCATCGACTCGATGGTGAAGACTCTGAAGCTGCCGGAGAGCGTGACGGTCGCCCGCGACGTGGAGACCACCGGCAACACCTCGGCCGCCTCCATTCCGCTCGCCATGGAGCGACTGTTGGCGACCGGACAGGCCAAGAGCGGCGACACCGCGCTGGTCATCGGCTTCGGGGCGGGTCTCGTCTACGCCGCGACGGTCGTTACCCTCCCCTAGGCAAGATCTGCGCAGCGCCGTACGTCCTCGGATGTGTCGGCCGTCGCACGGATCTTCACCGCAAGTAACGCAGTTTCCCCATAAAATGACCGAAGGAGCGCCATCATGGCCGCCACTCAGGAAGAGATCGTCGCCGGTCTCGCCGAGATCGTGAACGAGATCGCCGGGATCCCCACCGAGGACGTCCAGGTGGACAAGTCCTTCACCGACGACCTGGACGTTGACTCGCTGTCCATGGTCGAGGTCGTCGTCGCCGCCGAAGAGCGCTTCGACGTGAAGATCCCGGACGACGACGTCAAGAACCTCAAGACGGTCGGCGACGCGACCGAGTACATCCTGAAGCACCAGGGCTGATCCAGCCCTTGCGCATGTCGCCACCCCGCGGTGGCGCCGTCGATTCAGACCCCTCTACCCGTGGAGTAAGAATTCCCGTGAACGCGACCAATCGCACCGTGGTCGTCACCGGTATCGGCGCAACCACACCGCTGGGTGGCGACAGCGCTTCGTCCTGGGAGGCAATGCTCGCCGGACGTTCCGGTGTCGGCACGCTCGACCAGGACTGGGCGGCCGAGCTTCCCGTCCGGATCGCCGCACAGGCGGCCGTGGACCCGGCGGAGGTCCTCCCCCGGGCGCAGGCCCGCAAGCTGGACCGCTCGGCGCAGCTCGCGCTGATCGCGGCCCGCGAGGCCTGGGCGGACGCCGGTTTCACCGCCAAGGCCGGTGAGGACACCTCGGTGGACCCCGACCGGCTCGGCGCCGTCATTGCCTCCGGCATCGGCGGCGTGACCACCCTGCTCGGCCAGTACGACGTGCTCAAGGAGAAGGGCGTCCGCCGCGTCTCCCCGCACACCGTGCCGATGCTGATGCCCAACGGCCCGTCCGCCAACGTCGGCCTGGATGTGAACGCCCGCGCCGGTGTGCACACCCCGGTCAGCGCCTGTGCGTCCGGCTCCGAGGCGATCGGCTACGCCATCGAGATGATCCGTACGGGCCGCGCCGACATCGTCATCGCGGGCGGTACGGAGGCGGCCATCCACCCGCTGCCGATCGCCGCCTTCGGCAACATGATGGCGATGTCGAAGTCCAACGACGACCCCGAGGGCGCCTCCCGTCCCTTCGACACCGCGCGCAACGGTTTCGTCATGGGTGAGGGCGCCGGCGTGATCGTCCTGGAGTCGGCCGAGCACGCCGCCAAGCGCGGCGCCCGGGTCTACGCCGAGGCCGTCGGCCAGGGCATCTCCGCCGACAGCCACGACATCGTGCAGCCCGAGCCGTCCGGCAACGGCATTGCACACGCACTCCAGAACCTCCTGGACTCCAACGACCTCGACCCGGCGGAGATCGTGCACGTGAACGCGCACGCCACCTCCACGCCGCAGGGCGACCTGGCCGAACTGAAGGCACTGCGCAAGGTCTTCGGCGACGACACCGACCACATGGCGGTCTCCGCCACGAAGTCGATGACGGGCCACCTCCTGGGCGGCGCCGGCGGTGTCGAGACGGTCGCCGCGATCCTGGCGCTGTACCACCGGGTGGCACCGCCGACGATCAACGTCGACGAGCTCGACCCGGAGGTCGATGCGGACATCGTCCGCGGCGAGCCCCGCAAGCTGCCCGCCGAGGGCCGCATCGCGGCCCTGAACGACTCGTTCGGCTTCGGCGGCCACAACGTGGTGCTGGCCTTCCGGACGGTCTGACACGCACCGTCAGGGCCCGCCCCGGTGATAGTCACCGGGGCGGGTCCTGTGCATGTCTCAGCCGTCGAAGCTGGCGAAGTACGCGGCGGTCGCGTCCTCTTGGCCGTGGCCCTGCTGCTCGGCCCGGCGGAGGCGTTCCGCGGCCGCCGTCGCCAGATCCATCCGCACTCCGGTGTCCCGGGCGGCCTCCAGGATGAGCCGGGCGTCCTTGCGGGCCGCGGACACCGTGAAGCTCGCGGGGTAGTTCTCGGACAGGATCAGCTCGGTTTTCAGCCGGAGATACGGCAGGTCGAGCGCCCCGCCGGCAACCGCGTCGAGGAAGTCGCGGGGGTCCACACCGAGCGCCTCGGCGAGCGCGACGGACTCACCCGTACCGCTGATGACCGTCAGCACCCAGTTGTTGACGACGAGCTTGAGACGGCTGGCCGCCCCGCTCGCGGCGTCCTCACCGATCCACAGGGTCCGGCTACCGACGCAGTCGAAAACCCGCCCGGCGCGCTCCCGTACGTCCTGCGGGCCCGCTGCCAGGACCGTCAACTCCCCCTTCTCCGCGGGCGCCTTGGTGCCGAGCACGGGGGCGTCCACGAACCGCAGGTGGTGCTCGTCGGCGAACCGGGCGAGCGACGGCAGCGCTTCGGTCCCCACCGTGCTCGTCTGGAGCCACAGGGCACCGGCCGGCAGCGCGGTGGCGGCCTGCCCGATCGCCTGGCGGACGGCCTCGCCGTCGAGCAGCATCGTGAGGACCACATCGGCGCCTTCCACCGCCTCGGCGGGAGTGCCGGTGACGCGGATCCCGTCGGCGGCCAGCGGCTCGGCCTTGGCACGCGTGCGGTTCCAGGCACGCACGTCGAGGCCCGCCCCGGCGAGGTTGCGGGCCATCGCGGCCCCCATGATTCCGGTGCCGAGCACCGCTACGGAAAGGGCGTCGGAAGAGTGGTTGTCGGCCATGACGGCACGCTAGGCGGTGGAGCGGACTCCAGGGCAGCCACTGCCGCGTGTCGGGGCCCCGGGGGCCTAGACGACCTGGTGGAGCCAGCGGACCGGGGCGCCCTCGCCCGCGTACCGGAACGGCTCCAGCTCGTCGTCCCAGGGCTTGCCGAGGAGCTTGTCGACCTCGGCGGCCAGCTCGGTCTCGCCGCGCGCCGAGCGGGCGACCGCGGCGCGCAGCCGGTCCTCGGGGATGAGGATGTCGCCGTGGATGCCCGTGACGGCGTGGAAGATGCCCAGTTCGGGGGTGGAGCTGTAGCGCTCGCCCTCGGCGGTGGAGCAGGGTTCCGCGGTCACTTCGAAGCGCAGCAGATGCCAGCCGCGCAGTGCGGAGGCCAGCTTGGAGGCCGTCCCGGCCTCCCCCTGCCACGAGAACTCTGCTCTCCAGGTGCCCGGGGACGCCGGCTGGCGGATCCAGTCGAGATTGACGCGCACACCGAGGACGCCCGCCACGGCCCATTCGACATGCGGGCACAGCGCGCGCGGAGCGGAGTGGACGTACAGAACTCCACGTGTCGTCACCGGGACCTCCAGTGCGGTTCGAGGTTCGCCTTCCCCAGCGGCCTCGTGCCCGTTCCGGTTGCGGCCGGGACAGTTGTCATTCTGCCCCAGTGGTCACTTCGGCACCAGCATGCTGGTGACCTACAGTAAACACCATTGGGCGGAATTTGCCGCAAAAGGGACAGGAAATGACGTGATGTAATTTGTCTGTGCCGACTGCACTGGCCACTTTGGGTCACCGCCCGGCAGGCACGGGGCAAAGCTACCGCGCGGTGCCGGTCGAGGGGGTGACGTACCGTCGGTACCCGAAGAGATATCACTCGCACGCCGGAGGGGACAGGGGATGGCGCAGATCGATCGGCCCTTTCGCCCCCGGCACCGCCGCTTCCGCCTCCGATCCTCACGCACCGTCGCCGTCGCGTCCGCGCTGGTGATCGCGCTCACCTCCTGTAGCTCCGGCGGGCACCCGGGCAAGCGGCACGCCAAGCCGGCGCCCGTCTGGCGCACCGACCCCCACTCGATCGCGGCACTCGGCGACTCGATCACCGTCGGCTTCGACGCCTGTACGTTGCTCTCCGACTGCCCCCGGGTCTCCTGGGCCACCGGCACCGATCCCAAGGTCGGCAGCCTCACCCGACGGCTGGTCAAACACCCCGCCACACACAGCTGGAACTTCGCCAGGACCGGTGCGCTGATGAGCGATCTGCCGGACCAGTTCACCAAGGCCGTCGACCACAGGCCCGAGCTGGTCACGGTCCTCATCGGCGCCAATGACGCCTGCCGGCGCGATGTCGCGGCGATGACCCCGAAGGCCGCCTTCCGGGCCGACTTCGCGCGGTCCATGAGGTATCTGCGGCGCGCGCTGCCGCACACCCAGGTGTATGTCGCGGCGGTCCCTGATCTGCTGCGGCTGTGGTCCGAGGGGCGCAAGAACCCGCTCGGCAAACAGGTGTGGAAGCTGGGCATCTGCGGGTCCATGCTGCGCGATCCG
This Streptomyces decoyicus DNA region includes the following protein-coding sequences:
- a CDS encoding alpha/beta hydrolase, with translation MSRLRTAARRGRRTFIGAALAAAVVAATGGWAVGTAQSAVTGPAPGAAAWRADRSLGVRLPDPASARPADVARFFAALTDGQRQALVARHPLTVGNLDGAPPALRYAANSRALKAERDRRLARATDPAGTLQDHRRAREAAARCASLLSPGRRILAFDPRGRGQVAEVYGDLAAAERTAVIVPGSDIDLSSFDRARDPYGTPAGMARSLRTRLGTDAPRARTAVIAWAGYTTPVGLGPDATTGRLADAGAPRLARFLSGLAAVGAPAPAVLCHSYGSVVCGLAVPQLDDGALADLVVFGSPGIRRDNVAELHTSARVWAARDASDWIGDIPNVELLGLGHGADPTDPAFGASRVPAEQAVGHTGYLAPGTDSLRNFSAIVLGRYGAVH
- a CDS encoding acyltransferase family protein; the protein is MDTAFLARLRGAVHTTVRTIEDRTPADRDRALDGLRALALLAVPVGHWLIEGFTRHADGGLHNTSLLTAFGALSPASWVLQMLGIFFLVGGHASVLSLRRATERGEPTGTWLRGRIVRLGRPVLGVTAVWAVLLPVLYGLGVPEATLRTGATLVIQPLWFVGVYAAVTALTPYCVRAARRTGAWAAAPLAAAVAVVDFLRYGPFADAVPSWLSLLNLLPGWLFAYQLGASWGERRLGRRAAWSLLLGGAALFAALLLFFHYPASMVGVPGQDRTNSHPPSLLVLALAAAQSGAAVLLRDRLGRLLRRPALWAPVTVVNLSAMTVLCWHQTAMLSAAVPASFLGEVPGLTAPPAGLGWLLARLAWLPVFAAALLLIGRTTRRFETPWTGVTGARRAAAALLAAGFAVFALRLA
- a CDS encoding aldo/keto reductase; the encoded protein is MGSNKIETVELGTGGPRVGVQGLGCMGMSFAYGPTDADEARATLERALELGVTLFDTADMYGRGENEKFIAPFIQAHRDEVVVATKFAISPDPDHPDDPYKRVIRNDRPYIRQAVEGSLKRLGVDEIDLYYMHRREVNVPLEESVGAMAELVAEGKVKHLGLSEVTGSELRAAQAVHPIAALQSEWSLFSRDIEDGVVQTAAELGVGLVPYSPLGRGFLTGAFVSADKELTKDDFRRTQPRFTGDNATANAALLEPVRTVADAHGATLGQIALAWLQHQAGARGLAVVPIPGTRKRSRVEENTGAGRIALTEQDLALLEPIAGQVAGARYADMTLTSAGRE
- a CDS encoding MerR family transcriptional regulator, whose translation is MTVTQSERVTSGAAAGRLPARPRDCGPTLGHPRPAGRDQYTISEVADHTGLSAHTLRWYERIGLMPHVDRTHTGQRRFTNRDLDWLGLVTKLRLTGMPVADMVRYAELVRAGECTFAEREQLLTAHREDVRQRIAELRSTLDVLDYKIDIYADARRASERF
- a CDS encoding serine hydrolase domain-containing protein, with amino-acid sequence MQSLRMIENWPVPTAAAAVVRADGSVAGFYGPLEHRFPLASVTKPLAAYAALLAVEEGAIELDEPAGPEGSTVRHLLAHTSGLAFDEQRTMAEPGTRRLYSNTGFEALGDHIAKATDIPFPQYLHEAVLAPLGMTATELPGSPAKDGISTVADLARFAAELQAPRLLAPQTLAAATEVAFPGLTGVLPGYGHQKPNDWGLGFEIRDGKSPHWTGSASSPRTFGHFGQSGTFLWVDPDARAACVALADRAFGPWAVEAWPQLTDAVLAELAQRA
- a CDS encoding pirin family protein yields the protein MIQVRRGHERYPGGDAEAGIESLHAFSFGPHFEPENLRFGALIACNEERLTAGAGFDEHPHRDTEIVTWVVEGELTHRDSAGHETTVRPGDLQRLSSAGGVRHVERNDGAQPLRFVQMWLAPLEYGGEPSYEVVRGIADGTPYAVARAGALLHLRRLAEDERTAVPDAARAYVHVVRGAVRIGAERLEAGDAARITDGVGLELKGLTAAECLVWEMGAESAYV
- a CDS encoding PucR family transcriptional regulator, with protein sequence MSEPASRDAHPHSATLRRLENSSGKLAAAAIARMDATLPWYRAMPPENRSWIGLVAQAGIAAFTEWFRHPETPQAISTDVFGTAPRELTRAITLRQTVEMVRTTIEVMESAIDEVAAPGDESVLREALLVYAREIAFATAQVYAQAAEARGAWDARLESLVVNAVLSGEADEGAVSRAAALGWNSPEHVCVVLGTAPDGDSELTVEAIRRAARHAKLQVLTGVLGSRLVVIAGGSDNPLKAAKALIGPYAAGAVVAGPVVSDLLAATRSAQAAAAGLRACAAWPDAPRPVLADDLLPERAMASDPVAREQLVEEIYRPLEEAGSALLETLSVYLEQASSLEGAARMLFVHPNTVRYRLRRVTDVTGWSPSDVRSAFTLRIALILGRLADGEAQP